The following proteins come from a genomic window of Streptomyces sp. Sge12:
- a CDS encoding Pls/PosA family non-ribosomal peptide synthetase, whose product MAVTPERSELTLLDGGEMPEESGKSARFTAGSAAPTRTLVDIFEATVRAYPDELALDDGTTRLTYRALAAEVERRRRALAAAGVGLGDRVGVRVPSGTSELYVAILAVLAAGAAYVPVDAEDPDERADLVFGEAGVRAVLGGGQRIHSGRAAEPGAHAAASRPGPEHDAWIIFTSGSTGKPKGVAVSHRSAAAFVDAEAALFLTEEPIGPGDRVMAGLSVAFDASCEEMWLAWRYGACLVPVPRSQVRSGADLGPWLVDQEITVVSTVPTLAALWEPEALNEVRLLIFGGEACPPELTQRLVTEGREVWNTYGPTEATVVACAALLTGEEPIRIGLPLNGWELAVVDESGEPVPMGGSGELVIGGVGLARYLDTDKDAEKYAPLESLGWQRAYRSGDLVRAEPEGLIFLGRADEQIKLGGRRIELGEVDAALQALPGVAGAAAAVRTARSGNQLLVGYLVTQDGWDHAAAVTRLRAELPAALVPLLAPVAELPTRTSGKVDRNALPWPLPDLETSGPTEQLYGTEAWLAEQWSETLGVTVTSAADDFFAIGGGSLAAAQLTTRLRTRYPSAAVLDVYQQPTLRKLARHLEKSAQDDGAARTITPVPLRSQLVQSLLLLPLFTLVGLRWTVAVLALGNVLHRFGPYPWAPTASWWLVAAGALLLYSPPGRLAIAAGGARLLMRGVKAGRHPRGGSVHLRLWTAEQLAEYVGATSLTGSWLERYGRALGAKIGPEVDLHSLPPVTGMLKLGRGCAVESEVDLCGHWLDGDHLEIGAIKVGAGAVVGTRSILFPGARVGKRAEVAPGSAVVGQIPTGQRWAGAPAGKLGKAKHNWPKERPPRGLPWRAAYGAAGFCLTALPVLAALPALLVVSRFVPADAGFAAALRGALLAVVPGALAFGFAYAVLLLVSVRLLSLGLRTGTHPTHSRVGWQAWTVTQLMDLSRETLFPLYAGLITPVWLRLLGMKIGRGAEVSTVLALPSLTTVGEGAFLADDTLTAPFELGGGWVRIGHSEIGRRAFLGNSGMTAPGRSVPDDGLVGVLSATPKKAKKGSSYLGLPPVKLPRSTSDSDQSRTYEPPARLLWARGLVELCRLAPVFCSAALAVLTVAALCALVTRSGLGVWGAALLSGVVLLVAGLAACTVAVSAKWLLVGRHRTGEHPLWSGFVWRNELADTFVEVLAVPWLTGSVPGTPVLALWLRALGGRIGRGVWCESYWLPETDLVVLGDGVSVNRGCVLQTHLFHDRILRTDTVVLHEGATLGPGGIVLPGSTVGARSTLGPASLVMAGESVPADTRWLGNPIEAWRS is encoded by the coding sequence ATGGCAGTCACACCTGAGCGCAGTGAACTCACTCTGCTCGACGGCGGGGAGATGCCCGAGGAGTCCGGCAAGTCGGCCCGCTTCACGGCAGGGTCGGCCGCCCCCACCCGCACCCTCGTCGACATCTTCGAGGCCACCGTACGGGCGTACCCCGACGAGCTCGCCCTCGACGACGGAACCACCCGACTGACCTACCGGGCACTGGCCGCCGAGGTCGAGCGCCGGCGCCGCGCCCTCGCGGCCGCCGGAGTGGGACTCGGCGACCGGGTCGGCGTCCGCGTGCCCTCCGGAACCAGCGAGCTGTACGTGGCCATCCTGGCCGTACTCGCCGCCGGCGCCGCCTACGTACCCGTCGACGCCGAGGACCCGGACGAGCGCGCCGACCTGGTCTTCGGCGAGGCGGGGGTCCGCGCGGTCCTCGGCGGCGGACAGCGCATCCACTCCGGCCGGGCCGCGGAGCCCGGAGCCCACGCCGCGGCCTCGCGCCCCGGCCCCGAGCACGACGCCTGGATCATCTTCACCTCCGGCTCCACCGGCAAGCCCAAGGGCGTCGCCGTCAGCCACCGCAGCGCCGCCGCCTTCGTCGACGCCGAGGCCGCGCTCTTCCTCACCGAGGAGCCGATCGGCCCCGGCGACCGCGTCATGGCCGGACTGTCCGTCGCCTTCGACGCCTCCTGCGAGGAGATGTGGCTGGCCTGGCGCTACGGCGCCTGCCTCGTGCCCGTACCCCGCTCCCAGGTGCGCAGCGGCGCCGACCTCGGCCCCTGGCTCGTGGACCAGGAGATCACCGTCGTCTCCACCGTGCCGACGCTGGCCGCCCTCTGGGAGCCCGAGGCGCTCAACGAGGTCCGGCTCCTGATCTTCGGCGGCGAGGCCTGCCCGCCGGAGCTCACCCAGCGCCTGGTCACCGAAGGCCGCGAGGTCTGGAACACCTACGGCCCCACCGAGGCCACCGTCGTCGCCTGCGCCGCCCTCCTGACCGGAGAGGAGCCGATCCGGATCGGCCTCCCGCTGAACGGATGGGAACTGGCCGTCGTCGACGAGTCCGGGGAGCCGGTGCCCATGGGCGGCAGCGGAGAACTCGTGATCGGCGGCGTGGGCCTCGCCCGCTACCTCGACACCGACAAGGACGCCGAGAAGTACGCCCCGCTCGAATCCCTCGGCTGGCAGCGCGCCTACCGCAGCGGCGACCTCGTACGCGCCGAACCCGAAGGCCTGATCTTCCTCGGCCGCGCCGACGAGCAGATCAAGCTCGGCGGTCGCCGGATCGAGCTGGGCGAGGTCGACGCGGCGCTCCAGGCCCTGCCCGGTGTCGCGGGAGCGGCCGCCGCCGTCCGCACCGCCCGCAGCGGCAACCAGCTGCTCGTCGGCTACCTCGTCACCCAGGACGGCTGGGACCACGCGGCGGCCGTGACCCGGCTGCGCGCCGAGCTGCCCGCCGCCCTCGTCCCCCTCCTCGCGCCCGTCGCCGAGCTCCCCACCCGGACCTCAGGCAAGGTCGACCGGAACGCGCTGCCCTGGCCGCTGCCCGACCTGGAGACCTCCGGCCCCACCGAGCAGCTCTACGGCACCGAGGCCTGGCTCGCCGAGCAGTGGAGCGAGACCCTCGGCGTGACCGTCACCAGCGCCGCCGACGACTTCTTCGCGATCGGCGGCGGCAGCCTCGCCGCCGCCCAGCTCACCACCCGGCTGCGCACCCGCTACCCGAGCGCCGCCGTCCTCGACGTCTACCAGCAGCCCACCCTGCGCAAGCTGGCCCGGCACCTGGAGAAGTCCGCACAGGACGACGGAGCGGCCCGGACCATCACCCCGGTACCGCTGCGCTCCCAGCTGGTCCAGTCCCTGCTGCTGCTCCCGCTGTTCACCCTGGTCGGCCTGCGCTGGACGGTCGCCGTACTGGCCCTGGGCAACGTACTGCACCGGTTCGGGCCCTACCCGTGGGCGCCGACCGCCTCGTGGTGGCTCGTCGCCGCCGGCGCGCTGCTCCTCTACAGCCCGCCGGGCCGGCTCGCCATCGCGGCCGGCGGAGCCCGCCTCCTGATGCGGGGCGTGAAGGCCGGACGCCACCCGCGCGGCGGAAGCGTGCACCTGCGGCTGTGGACGGCCGAGCAGCTCGCCGAGTACGTCGGCGCCACCTCCCTCACCGGGTCCTGGCTGGAGCGCTACGGGCGGGCCCTCGGCGCCAAGATCGGCCCCGAGGTCGACCTGCACTCCCTGCCCCCGGTCACCGGCATGCTGAAACTCGGCCGCGGCTGCGCCGTGGAGTCCGAGGTCGACCTCTGCGGCCACTGGCTGGACGGCGACCACTTGGAGATCGGCGCGATCAAGGTCGGCGCGGGCGCGGTCGTCGGCACCCGCAGCATCCTCTTCCCCGGCGCGCGCGTCGGAAAGCGCGCCGAGGTGGCCCCCGGCTCCGCGGTGGTCGGACAGATCCCCACCGGCCAGCGCTGGGCCGGCGCACCCGCCGGCAAGCTCGGCAAGGCCAAGCACAACTGGCCCAAGGAGCGCCCGCCCCGCGGCCTCCCCTGGCGGGCCGCGTACGGGGCCGCCGGCTTCTGCCTCACCGCCCTGCCCGTCCTCGCCGCCCTGCCCGCCCTGCTCGTGGTGAGCCGGTTCGTGCCCGCCGACGCCGGATTCGCCGCAGCACTGCGCGGAGCGCTCCTCGCCGTGGTGCCGGGCGCGCTGGCCTTCGGATTCGCCTACGCGGTGCTGCTGCTGGTCTCCGTACGCCTGCTCAGCCTCGGGCTGCGGACGGGAACCCATCCGACGCACAGCAGGGTCGGCTGGCAGGCCTGGACGGTCACCCAGCTGATGGACCTGTCCCGCGAAACGCTCTTCCCGCTGTACGCCGGGCTGATCACACCGGTGTGGCTGCGGCTGCTCGGCATGAAGATCGGCCGGGGCGCCGAGGTGTCCACCGTGCTCGCCCTCCCGAGCCTGACCACCGTCGGCGAGGGAGCCTTCCTCGCCGACGACACCCTGACCGCCCCCTTCGAGCTGGGCGGCGGCTGGGTCCGGATCGGACACTCCGAGATCGGCCGCCGCGCCTTCCTGGGGAACTCCGGCATGACCGCCCCGGGCCGCTCCGTGCCGGACGACGGGCTGGTCGGCGTCCTGTCCGCCACCCCGAAGAAGGCCAAGAAGGGCAGCTCCTACCTGGGACTTCCGCCGGTCAAACTGCCCCGGTCCACCTCCGACTCCGACCAGAGCCGGACCTACGAGCCGCCCGCACGGCTGCTGTGGGCGCGCGGCCTGGTGGAGCTGTGCCGGCTCGCCCCGGTGTTCTGCTCGGCCGCCCTAGCCGTGCTGACCGTGGCCGCCCTGTGCGCGCTCGTCACCCGCAGCGGCCTGGGCGTATGGGGCGCCGCGCTGCTCTCCGGAGTGGTCCTGCTGGTCGCCGGACTGGCCGCCTGCACGGTCGCGGTGAGCGCCAAATGGCTGCTCGTCGGTCGGCACCGCACGGGCGAGCACCCGCTGTGGAGCGGCTTCGTCTGGCGCAACGAGCTGGCCGACACCTTCGTCGAGGTCCTTGCCGTGCCGTGGCTGACCGGATCGGTGCCCGGTACACCCGTGCTGGCCCTGTGGCTGCGCGCGCTCGGCGGCCGGATCGGCCGGGGCGTGTGGTGCGAGAGCTACTGGCTGCCCGAGACGGACCTGGTGGTGCTGGGCGACGGGGTCAGCGTGAACCGGGGCTGTGTGTTGCAGACGCACCTCTTCCACGACCGGATCTTGAGGACGGATACTGTGGTGCTCCATGAGGGCGCCACCCTGGGCCCGGGCGGAATCGTCCTGCCCGGGAGCACGGTGGGGGCCCGCAGCACCTTGGGCCCCGCCTCCCTCGTGATGGCCGGGGAATCCGTCCCCGCCGACACCCGCTGGCTGGGCAATCCGATCGAGGCGTGGCGGTCCTGA
- a CDS encoding Fur family transcriptional regulator, with protein sequence MSDLLERLRGRGWRMTSQRRVVAEVLDGDHVHLTADEVHARAAQRLPEISRATVYNALGELVALGEVAEVTTDGRAKRYDPNAHHPHQHLVCSACGVIRDVHPTGDPLAGLPAQERFGFTVSGVEVTYRGLCPDCA encoded by the coding sequence ATGAGTGACCTGCTGGAGCGTTTGCGCGGGCGTGGCTGGCGGATGACGTCCCAGCGGAGGGTGGTCGCGGAGGTCCTCGACGGCGATCACGTGCACCTCACGGCGGACGAGGTCCACGCCCGTGCGGCGCAGCGGTTGCCGGAGATCTCCCGGGCGACCGTCTACAACGCCCTGGGCGAACTGGTCGCTCTCGGCGAGGTCGCGGAGGTCACCACCGACGGCCGGGCGAAGCGCTACGACCCCAACGCGCACCACCCGCACCAGCACCTGGTGTGCTCCGCCTGCGGGGTCATCCGCGACGTCCACCCGACCGGCGACCCGCTGGCGGGCCTCCCGGCGCAGGAGCGCTTCGGCTTCACGGTGTCCGGGGTCGAGGTCACCTACCGCGGCCTGTGCCCGGACTGCGCGTAG